CCTCGGGAACGCAGTGGGGAAGCATTTATGCAGATACGGCGTAAGGTCATGATGGAATTGTTTGAAAAAAAGAATTCACAGCATGATATAGAATACTATATTTAGAACCAGCTTGGTCCGGATGAACAAAATTTTTATACTGACTGTAAACGTTTACAGAAAATTATGTTGAGTATGACACTGACAATGGATATACTGAAAATAGTAAATCAAACCAATGAAAAAAAGCTTGTGGAACATCCATCACTGCTAGAAGATGGTGTCATTATTTAGCGAGGTAATAACATGTCAATCAAAAAAATAGCAAAATTAGCAGGGGTTTCAACAGCAACAGTATCAAGGGTGTTGAATAATCCGGACTACCATTGTCAGGATGCCGGGGCGAGAGACCGAATATGGAAGGCTGCAATGGAGATAAATTATACACCAAATGAAGCAGCAAGAAATCTGAAAAGGGGTCAGATACAGATTGAGAAAACACGTTATATTCATGTGTTGATGACAAGAACGGAACGCAACAATGCGGATCCATTTTTTTCAGAGATGCTGCATGTGGTGGAATCTGAAATTCATAAACAGATGCATATTTTATCCAAGGTATGGTATATGTCTCTGTTTTCCGATGACAGACAGTGCCGACTGAAAAATCTGACAAAAATTGTAGATGAGTTGTACGAAGAGACAGAGGGAAAATGCGATGGCCTTATCATTATTGGAAGATGTAATGTGGAGGCATTAAAGAAAATAAAACGCCGGTTTGTTAATGTTGTTTCGATTAATCGGAATTCTACAAATTTTGAAGTCGACGAAGTGACTTGTGATGGAAAAAAGATAGCAGAAAAAGCAACTGAGTATTTGATTGAACTGGGACATACGGAAATTGGGTATGTAGGGGAATGCCGCCACGAAAAAAGATATCAAGGATATGTTGATGCGATGAAAAAGCACGGCCTGGAGCCAGCTGTTTCCTATATATATGAAACAAAACAGACGGAAGAAGCAGGTTATGAGGTGATGCAAAAAATCTTAAAAACGGAATATTGGCCAACGGGCATTTACTGTGCAAATGATATTACCGCAATTGGGATGTTAAAGGCATTACGAAAATCCAGAAAAAAACACATTACCATTTCGATTGTATCGAGTGATGATATTGAACAGGCACAGTACACGATACCTATGCTCACAACCGTAGCATTACCAAAGTATGAGATGGGAAAATTTGCTGTTTCACTTTTGCTGGATCGAATCAATAAGGAGCATAGCTCTGTGATTACAATGGAGTTTGAAGGACAATTAAAAATTCGGGAAAGTTGTTCTGATCTGAAGGATAGCAGTATCGCTTACTATATTTAAAAAATGTTATAAGAAATAATGATAAGTAATAATAAGTGAACAGCGATATATAAGTATTAATATTAAGGAAGGAATATCGATATGAAACAGATTATTCACAATGCCAAGGAGCTTATTGGAAATACACCGCTTATGGAAACTCACAATTATATGAAAGCTGTGCAGATTGAAAATGCTACCATTTTAGCGAAGTTAGAATATCTAAATCCGGCAGGGTCTGTAAAAGACAGAATCGCAATCGCTATGATAGAAGATGCGGAAAAAAAAGGTAAATTAAAGTCGGAATCTACGATTATAGAGCCGACAAGTGGAAATACAGGAATTGGACTTGCAGCGGTGGCAGCCGCAAAAGGGTACCGAATCATTTTAACCATGCCAGAGACAATGAGTATCGAAAGAAGAAACTTACTGAGAGCCTATGGTGCTGAGATAGAATTGACAGAGGGGCGCAAGGGTATGAAAGGAGC
This genomic window from Roseburia sp. 831b contains:
- a CDS encoding LacI family DNA-binding transcriptional regulator, giving the protein MSIKKIAKLAGVSTATVSRVLNNPDYHCQDAGARDRIWKAAMEINYTPNEAARNLKRGQIQIEKTRYIHVLMTRTERNNADPFFSEMLHVVESEIHKQMHILSKVWYMSLFSDDRQCRLKNLTKIVDELYEETEGKCDGLIIIGRCNVEALKKIKRRFVNVVSINRNSTNFEVDEVTCDGKKIAEKATEYLIELGHTEIGYVGECRHEKRYQGYVDAMKKHGLEPAVSYIYETKQTEEAGYEVMQKILKTEYWPTGIYCANDITAIGMLKALRKSRKKHITISIVSSDDIEQAQYTIPMLTTVALPKYEMGKFAVSLLLDRINKEHSSVITMEFEGQLKIRESCSDLKDSSIAYYI